tgttcatttctgggtttttattctgttctattgatctatgtgtctatttttgtgccatgcTCTGATTTCTAATGCCCAAGGAAAGGTCTCCAAAGTTCCTATTGCCATTTGCCTAGGAGATTatctctatccatctatctattcatctcctttttttttttttgacaggaaGCAGGATTTATTGGTgggcatgaatggggaagggcagtGCTGAGGTTCtcatgagtgcagagcctgccatTTGTCCAAGGGGCCACAATTAGGGATGTATTTGACCCCACAGCCATCTGGGATGAGCCACTTTTCAGCCACCATGTCTTCAAATTCGTCCGCGTTAAACTTAGTAAAGCCCCACTTCTTGGAAATGTGGATCTTCTGGTGGCCAGGGAACTTGAACTTGGCCCTACGCAGGGCCTCAATCACATGCTCCTTGTTCTGCAACTTGGTACGGATGGACATGATGACTTGGCCAATGTGGACCCTGGCCACCGTGCCCTGGGGCTTTCCAAAGGCACCCCGCATACCTGTCTGGAGCCTAGACTGGAGAAAGCATGAGGCCAACCCTCAATGTCCACTGGAACAAAACTGTCTCCAAGGTCCCTTAGGGCAACCCGTACAACCAACAGGCTGCATACACTACCAAGGAGGCTGCTGTTCGCAGCCATTGCACACTTATCTATTCATCTCCTAAGCAAAGTGGTTTCTTAGTCAAAGATTATTTTCAGAGCCCTCAGTGTATATATGTTTCACACCTCCTCCAAAGCCTCCATCACACAATCATCTATTCTGCCCGCTCTTTGTTATTTGTTTCCATCACTTCCCGTTTCAGATGCTCAGTGCCTGTAACTTTAAtggttaaaaattataattagacttatgttatactttaaaaactatttttattatgttttccagTTCTAAAGGATAGCACATgatgaatttttcaaaaatctattgatttattataaatttaaagtcAAGCATGTTTCCTGTTTGTATTCAGTGTTATCTCagtcatttataaaaaatttttctataattgATAAACAAGTAAGGGACATTAGGAACCTTGGAGACTTTCTCCAGCTGTTATAAATGACAATGTACTACTTAGACAGTACTCTACCTTGCTTTCCACATAGGAGGTTCTGAGTTGGAAAATGGTCAGGGGCCAAGTTAGGCACCAAAggtatttaaatgttaaaatgagcAAAAAGGAAGGGGATATAACATGTGGACTATAAGTAAATATACAAAGTTCatagaaaatgaagataaaaattaggaaagaaggCTAATGagtatatttatagattttgacCATAGGCATCAAACGTAATGGGAAAGCATTAGCATATAACCTTGGGAGGGACAAAATTTTTTGTGTACATTGCTTTCTTAGGAAGAGTGTATCTATTTGGGTGCAGAAATTATCATTTGCCCttaatttttgtcacttcaaTTTAATAAGCTGACAATCTGGAAACATTATTACAAGACAACTTGGTGGTCACCTGgtcccatccttttattttgcagCTGAAGTAACTGGGGCCCAGAGAAATTACGTACTTGTTCAGGTCATGCTAACATATAGGGTAGAATCTAGAAGCTGAAAAAAGTCTTATTATTTCTAAACATTCTCATTGAGTCAAAATACCTGAGGTGGCCCATTCCATCTTTGATCAATTCATTAATTCATagccttttaaatttttggaGCCCATTGTTAGAAGTGAAGGATGTTATCTAATAAGAAAAACTGGTCTTTCTGGTGGTTCTGTCCCTCTCATTGAGTAATGTATTTAGTTTCAGtgggacttatttatttattcatttttattatttctgagagagagagtgtgcatgtgtgctcaagtgggggagcagcagagagagattgggagacacagaatccgaaccaggctccaggctctgagctgtcagcacagagccggatgcagggctggaactcacaaaccacgcaatcatgacctgagccgaagttggccacttaacccactgagccatccaggtgccccatcagtgggttttattttaattttttatgaggGTACACATTTTTGGACACTAAATGatcatataacattttataataacTCTAAAACATCATTCTACTTCTTATATatactttgcttttcttctataCAATAGttgaaagcaaacaagaaaaccaacccatttataatagcaccaaaaaatacttagaaataaatttaacacaaGAAGTATACATCTTAAATGctgaaaacttcaaaatattgttgaaataaactgaagaagacCTAAGTGGAATGACATTCCATGTTCTTAGAACAAAAGACTTAATAATTTTGTTAagacagcattattcacaaattGATCTACACTTCTATGTCATTACTCCCACAGTTCAGGATGACCttttgcagaaatgaaaacagatccTAAGATTTACATGAAAATGCAAAGGACCCAGTATATCtgaacaatcctgaaaaagaataaagttgaaaaaaatcacactccctgatttcaaaacttattacaaagctacataGTCAAGATACTGTGATattggcataaggacagacatacagATTAATGGAAAAGAATTGAGAGTACTGATATAATCTCTCACATTTATGGTCAGTTTGTTTTCAACAAGTGTACCAAGACAATTCAATAGTGAAAAatagtcctttcaacaaatggtagtaggaaaactagatatccacatgtCAAAGAATGAGGTTGTATCCCttccttacaccacacacaaaaattaactcaaaatggatcaaagacctaaatgtaagactaaacaaatagaaaactcagaaaatataGGAGTAAAACTTTGTAACCTTGAGTCAAGCAAAatcttcttaaatatgacaccaaaaacccaaagaaagaataaattggactccatcataattaaaatatttcatacttCCAAGGAtgccatcaagaaagtaaaaaaagaggcttctgggaagatggtggcgtaggaggacgctgggctcactgcgtcctgcgaatcacttagattccacccacacctgcctaaataacccagaaaactgccagaagactagcagaacggattctccagagccaagcatagacgagaggcccacggaagagggtaggaagggcggagaggcggtgcacgctacacggactggcaggagggagccggggtggaggggcagcccaccggcaaagcagagcccccaagtctggcttgcaaaagcggaggggctggatggagtgtgttcggatagcaagcgggacttaacatctggaaggttataagttaataGATCTgttcagagagcaggagggctagaggacaatgggagggagagttgttgagccctggacgacagagctcagcttggcagggaacaaaggcgctccccagcgccatctcccttgcccatcccccagccaaaatcccaaagggaaccagttcctgtcagggaacttgcttgcaccgtgcaaacacccaatgctgtacttctgcggatccatccctccggtggcAGGTCTGACTgcctcccgaagcagatcactgaaggataagcgagctgagcctgcccctcccacccctgtgcaccttgctgatccaccccagctaatatgccagatccccagcaccacaagtctggcagtgtgcaaatagcccagatgggccacgccaccctacagtgaatcccgcccctaggagaggggaagagaaggtacacaccagtctgactgcagCCCGAGCAgtaggctgggggcagacatcaggtctgactgcggccccacccaccaacacaagttattcaagacagcacagggaagtgacctgcagttctgcaccactccagggactatccaaaatgatgaaacagaagaattcccctcaaaaaaacctccaggaaataacgacagctaatgaactgatcaaataTGATtcaaacaatataacagaaagtgaatttagaataatagtcataaaattaatcgctgggcttgaaaacagtacaaaggacagcagagaatctattgctacagagatcaaaggactaaggaacagccaggaggagctaaaaaatgctattaattagctgcaaaataaaatggagacgaccacatctcggattgaagaggcagaggagagaataggtgaactagaagataaaattatggaaaaagaagctgagacaaagagagataaaaaaaatccaggagtatgaggggaaaattagagaactaagtgatgcactaaagagaaataatctacgcataattggtattccagaggaagaagagagagggaaaggtgctgaaggtatacttgaagaaataatagctgagaacttccctgatctggagaaggaaaaaggcattgaaatccaagaggcacagagaactcccttcagatgtaagtaacttgaatcgatcttctgcatgacatatcatagtgaaactggcaaaatacaaggataaagagaaaattctgaaagcagctagggataaacgtgctctaacatattaagggagaccgataagactcgtgacaaatctctctactgaaatttggcaggccagaaaggaatggcaggaaatcttcaatgtgatgaacagaaaaaaatatgcagccaagaatcctctatccaacaaatctgtcatttagaatagaaggagagataaaggtcttcccaaacaaacaaaaactgaaggaattcatcaccactaaaccagccctacaagagatcctaaggggcatcctgtgagacaaagtaccagagacatcgctacaagcatgaaacctacggacatcacaatgactctaaacccatatctttctataataactctgaatgtaaatggactaaatgcgccaaccaaaagacatagggtatcagaatggatcaaaaaacaagacccatctatttgctgtctacaagagactcattttagacctgaggacactttcagattgaaagtgaggggatggagaactatttaccatgctattggaagtcaagagagagctggagtagccatacttatatcagacaaactagactttaaattagaggctgtaataagagataaagaggggcattatataataattacagagtctatccatcaagaagaactaacaattataaatgtctatgagccaaatacaggagcccccaaatacataaaacaattactcacaaacataagcaaccttattgacaagaatgtggtaattgcaggggactttaataccccacttacaacaacggatagatcatctagacacatggtcaataaagaaacaagggccctgaatgatacattggatcagatggacttgacagatatatttagaactctgcatcctaaagcaacagaatatactttcttcttgagtgcacgtggaacattctccaagatagatcacatactgggtcacaaaacagcccttcataagtatacaagaattgagatcataccatgcatactttcggaccacaatgcgatgaagcttgaaatcaaccacagaaaaagtctggaaaacctccaaaagcatggaggttaaagaacaccctactaaagaatgaatgggtcaaccaggcaattaaagaagaaattaaaaaatatatggaaacaaacaaaaatgaaaatacaacaatccaaacgctttgggatgcagcaaaggcagtctggagaggaaaatacattgcaatccaggtctatctcaagaaacaagaaaaatcccaaatacaaaatctaacagcacacctaaaggaaatagaagcagagcagccaagacaccctaaacccagcagaagaagagaaataataaagatcagagcagaagtaaacaatatagaatctaaaaaaactgtagagcagatcaacgaaaccaagagttggttttttgaaaaaataaacaaaattgacaaacctctagccaggcttctcaaaaagaaaagggagatgacccaaatagataaaatcatgactgaaaatggaatttttacaaccaatctctcagaaatacaagcaattattagggaatactatgaaaaattatatgccaacaaactggacaacctggaagaaatggacaaattcctaaacacccacacacttccaaaactcaaataggaggaaatagaaagtttgaacagacccataaccagcaaagaaattgaatcagttatcaaaaatctcgaacaaataagagtccaggaccagatggcttcccaggggagttctaccagacatttaaagcagagataatacctatccttttcaagctattccaaaaaatagaaagggaaggaaaacttccagactcattctatgaagccagtattactttgattcctaaaccagacagagacccagtagaaaaagggaactacaggccaatatccctgatgaatatggatgcaaaaattctcaataagatactagcaagtcgaattcaacagattataaaaagaattattcaccatgatcaagtgggattcattcctgggatgcagggcttgttcaacattcgcaaatcaatcaatgtgatacatcacattaataaaagaaaagataagaatcatatgatcctgtcaatcgatgcagaaaaagcatttgacaaaattcagcatccttgcttaataaaaaccctcaagaaagtcgggatagaaggaacatacttaaacatcataaaagccatttatgaaaagcccacagctaatatcatcctcaatggggaaaaactgagagctttccccctgagatcaggaacacgacagggatgtccgctctcaccgctgttgtttaacatagtgttggaagtgctaccatcagcaatcagacaacaaaaggaaatcaaaggcatcaaaattggcaaagatgaagtcaaactttcactttttgtagatgacatgatattatacatggaaaatccgatagactccaccaaaagtctgctagaactgatacatgaattcagcaaagtctcaggatacaaagtcaatgtacagaaatcagttgcattcttatacactaatgaggcaacagaaagacaaataaagaaactgatcccattcacaattgcaccaagaaacatcaaatgcctaagaataaatctaaccaaagatgtacaagatctgtatgctgaaaactatagaaagcttatgaaggaaattgaagaagatataaagaaatggaaaaacattccgtgctcataggttggaagaacaaatttgttaaaatgtcaatactacccaaagctatctacacattcaatgcaatcccaatcaaaattgcaccagcattgttctcgaagctagaacaagcaatcctaaaattcatatggaaccacaaaaggccctgaatagccaaagtaattttgaagaagaagaccaaagcaggaggcatcacaatcccagactttagcctctactacaaagctgtcatcatcaagacagcatggtattggcacaaaaacagacacatagaccaatggaatagaatagaaaccccagaattagaccctcaaaagta
This DNA window, taken from Neofelis nebulosa isolate mNeoNeb1 chromosome 4, mNeoNeb1.pri, whole genome shotgun sequence, encodes the following:
- the LOC131509264 gene encoding large ribosomal subunit protein uL16-like; its protein translation is MRGAFGKPQGTVARVHIGQVIMSIRTKLQNKEHVIEALRRAKFKFPGHQKIHISKKWGFTKFNADEFEDMVAEKWLIPDGCGVKYIPNCGPLDKWQALHS